One Equus asinus isolate D_3611 breed Donkey chromosome 26, EquAss-T2T_v2, whole genome shotgun sequence genomic window carries:
- the ZBTB32 gene encoding zinc finger and BTB domain-containing protein 32, with product MPLSPTRLSSPYGSDRLVRLAASLRPALCDTLITVGSQEFPAHSLVLAGASQHLGRRGRWALVKGISPSTFAQLLYFVYGESVELQPGELGPLEEAARALGVQSLEEACRRARRDRAREELGPGLKEQQEEPEKLTRGSERGVGGLGEKQRPEKFIRAGGREQETLHEHRPTRENPEIAEATSESQGEQMRLKEKLNQFPVGRGGVDGKQEVIMWVRETPGGSEESLQEFPGPLLPPSSLQTSVTPRPWWAEAPWLGEGQPALWSILLLPPRYGTPYSHSTPITGTWQELWPQDQRIPLSLNLPKGLWSQNQLASSSPTPGSLPQGPTQLSPGETEESDQRHTGTLATCVGHVGTVGHPSCQHPTLPPPARSRPYSCSVCGKRFSLKHQMETHYRVHTGEKPFSCSLCPQRSRDFSAMTKHLRTHGAAPYRCPLCQAGCPSLASMQAHMRGHSPSQLPPGWTIRSTFLYSSSSSRPSRASTSPCRPPSSTT from the exons ATGCCCCTGTCCCCAACGAGACTGTCTAGCCCCTATGGCTCTGATCGGCTGGTACGGCTAGCAGCCAGCCTCCGGCCAGCACTATGTGATACCCTGATCACTGTGGGGAGCCAAGAGTTCCCTGCCCACAGCCTGGTGCTGGCAGGTGCGAGCCAGCACCTGGGCCGCAGGGGCCGCTGGGCTCTGGTGAAAGGCATCAGCCCTTCCACCTTTGCCCAGCTTCTGTACTTTGTTTATGGAGAGAGCGTAGAGCTGCAACCTGGGGAACTGGGGCCCCTTGAGGAGGCGGCCAGGGCCTTGGGGGTGCAGTCCCTGGAAGAGGCATGCAGGAGGGCTCGAAGGGACAGGGCTAGAGAAGAGCTGGGTCCAGGACTGAAGGAACAGCAGGAGGAGCCAGAGAAACTCACAAGGGGTTCTGAGAGAGGAGTGGGGGGCcttggagagaagcagagaccaGAGAAGTTCATTAGAGCTGGTGGGAGAGAACAGGAGACATTGCATGAGCACAGGCCAACAAGAGAGAACCCTGAGATAGCAGAGGCAACGAGTGAGAGCCAGGGGGAGCAGATGAGATTAAAGGAGAAACTCAACCAATTCCCTGTTGGCCGTGGGGGAGTAGATGGGAAGCAAGAAGTGATCATGTGGGTGAGGGAGACTCCAGGGGGCTCTGAGGAAAGTCTGCAGGAGTTCCCTGGCCCCCTTCTCCCACCAAGTTCCCTCCAAACCAGCGTCACCCCTAGGCCCTGGTGGGCTGAGGCCCCTTGGTTAGGGGAGGGCCAGCCTGCCCTGTGGAGCATCCTGCTGTTGCCGCCCAGATATGGCACTCCCTACTCCCATAGCACCCCCATCACTGGAACCTGGCAGGAGCTCTGGCCTCAGGACCAGAG gATCCCACTGTCCCTGAACCTCCCCaaagggctctggagccagaaccAGTTGGCCTCCTCCAGCCCAACCCCAG GttccctcccccagggccccacacagctcagccctggggagaCGGAAGAGTCTGATCAGAGGCACACAG GTACACTTGCAACTTGTGTGGGTCATGTGGGCACAGTAGGCCATCCATCTTGCCAGCACCCTACCCTGCCCCCTCCTGCTCGGTCCAGGCCCTATTCTTGTTCTGTCTGTGGAAAGAGGTTTTCACTGAAGCATCAGATGGAGACGCACTACCGAGTTCACACAG GAGAGAAGCCCTTCTCCTGTAGCCTCTGTCCCCAGCGCTCCCGGGACTTCTCCGCCATGACCAAGCACCTACGGACGCATGGGGCTGCACCATACCGCTGCCCTCTGTGCCAGGCCGGCTGCCCCAGCCTGGCTTCCATGCAGGCGCACATGCGCGGCCACTCGCCCAGTCAGCTCCCGCCTGGATGGACCATTCGCTCCACCTTCCTCTACTCCTCCTCTTCCTCGAGGCCATCCCGGGCCTCGACCTCTCCCTGTAGGCCTCCTTCCTCCACCACCTGA